One genomic window of Bacillus mycoides includes the following:
- a CDS encoding LPXTG cell wall anchor domain-containing protein — MKKKLLPICAMALLTVGYSSVASASTGTLTKEESAQMQQDAAKKEEAIKVQQKNDIEKKQAAQVQEKSDMAKKEEAIKAEKKSEEEKKRIAQEQLKSDMAKKEVAIKDGQKNDAVKKEVAKPVVQGEKLPNTASNNVAMMALSACLVGIGTLFGLNRRNKVKA, encoded by the coding sequence ATGAAAAAAAAACTATTACCAATTTGTGCAATGGCACTTTTAACAGTAGGATATTCTTCAGTAGCGAGTGCTTCTACCGGAACATTAACAAAGGAAGAATCAGCGCAAATGCAGCAAGATGCAGCTAAAAAAGAAGAAGCAATTAAGGTACAGCAAAAAAATGATATAGAGAAAAAGCAAGCGGCACAAGTACAAGAAAAAAGTGATATGGCTAAAAAAGAGGAAGCAATAAAAGCCGAGAAAAAGAGTGAAGAAGAGAAAAAGAGAATAGCGCAAGAACAGTTAAAAAGTGATATGGCAAAAAAAGAAGTAGCGATAAAAGACGGGCAAAAAAATGATGCAGTTAAAAAAGAAGTAGCAAAGCCAGTTGTACAAGGTGAAAAATTACCAAACACAGCATCAAATAATGTAGCAATGATGGCGCTAAGCGCATGTCTTGTAGGGATAGGGACATTATTTGGTTTGAATCGTCGTAATAAAGTTAAGGCATAA
- the hpt gene encoding hypoxanthine phosphoribosyltransferase produces MKIEIKDTLISEEQLQEKVKELALQIERDFEGEEIVVIAVLKGSFVFAADLIRHIKNEVTIDFISASSYGNQTETTGKVKLLKDIDVNITGKNVIVVEDIIDSGLTLHFLKDHFFMHKPKALKFCTLLDKPERRKVDLKAEYVGFQIPDEFIVGYGIDCAEKYRNLPFIASVVTE; encoded by the coding sequence ATGAAAATTGAAATAAAAGACACTTTAATTTCTGAAGAACAATTACAAGAAAAAGTAAAAGAACTAGCTCTTCAAATCGAACGTGATTTTGAAGGAGAAGAAATCGTAGTAATCGCTGTATTAAAAGGATCTTTCGTATTCGCTGCTGATTTAATTCGTCATATTAAAAACGAAGTAACAATCGACTTTATCTCTGCATCTAGCTACGGAAATCAAACAGAAACAACTGGAAAAGTAAAACTATTAAAAGATATCGATGTAAACATTACTGGAAAAAACGTAATTGTCGTAGAAGACATTATCGATTCTGGTTTAACACTTCACTTCTTAAAAGATCACTTCTTTATGCATAAACCAAAAGCATTGAAATTCTGTACGTTACTTGATAAACCTGAACGCCGTAAAGTGGACTTAAAAGCTGAATATGTTGGCTTCCAAATTCCAGACGAATTTATCGTTGGCTACGGTATTGACTGCGCAGAAAAATATCGTAACTTACCATTTATCGCTTCAGTTGTAACGGAATAA
- a CDS encoding diacylglycerol/lipid kinase family protein, which translates to MTKTKFEKVLLIVNPKAGQGDLHANLTKIVPPLAAAFPDLHILHTKKQGDATKYCQEFASKVDLIIVFGGDGTVFECTNGLAPLETRPTLAIIPGGTCNDFSRTLGVPQNIAEAAKLITKGHVKPIDVAKANGQHFLNFWGIGLVSEVSNNIDAEEKAKLGKIGYYLSTIRTVKNAEPFPVKITYDGQVYEDEAVLVMVGNGEYLGGIPSFIPNVKCDDGTLDIFVVKSTGIQAFKDYIGKKLFEGSNENDIFHVKAKSIHIETEEEKEVDTDGESSLHTPCHIELLQGHFTMIYNPNVV; encoded by the coding sequence ATGACAAAGACAAAATTTGAAAAAGTACTCCTCATCGTAAATCCGAAAGCAGGACAAGGTGATTTACATGCAAACTTAACGAAAATCGTACCACCACTTGCCGCAGCTTTTCCTGACTTACATATCCTTCATACGAAAAAGCAAGGTGATGCAACAAAATATTGTCAGGAGTTTGCTAGTAAAGTAGATTTAATTATCGTCTTTGGTGGTGACGGAACTGTATTTGAATGTACAAATGGCTTAGCCCCTCTTGAAACTAGACCTACACTTGCAATCATTCCAGGCGGAACTTGCAACGACTTCTCTCGCACACTCGGCGTTCCGCAAAATATTGCAGAAGCAGCAAAACTCATTACAAAAGGACATGTAAAACCAATCGATGTCGCAAAAGCAAATGGACAACACTTCTTAAACTTCTGGGGTATTGGACTCGTCTCTGAAGTATCAAACAATATTGATGCAGAAGAGAAAGCAAAGCTTGGTAAAATTGGTTACTATTTAAGCACCATTCGAACTGTAAAAAACGCTGAACCATTCCCAGTAAAAATCACTTACGACGGACAAGTATATGAAGACGAAGCTGTACTTGTTATGGTTGGAAACGGCGAATATCTTGGCGGTATCCCGTCCTTTATCCCAAACGTAAAATGTGACGACGGAACACTTGATATTTTCGTCGTAAAATCAACAGGCATTCAGGCGTTTAAAGATTATATCGGAAAGAAATTATTTGAAGGCTCAAATGAAAATGACATCTTCCACGTAAAAGCAAAATCCATTCATATTGAAACAGAAGAAGAAAAAGAAGTAGATACAGATGGAGAAAGTTCGCTTCATACACCATGCCATATTGAACTATTACAAGGGCACTTTACGATGATTTATAATCCTAATGTTGTGTAA
- a CDS encoding DUF2199 domain-containing protein, producing the protein MKRRRKSGGKIQMNRFTLPLCYGSEAPYYYYEVAPHEREERFHLTSDLCIMDDEHYFIRGCLELPIIDYHESFIWTVWVSLSKESYDKVLEKWDKRGRENSDPYFGWLSVEIPVYSETLNLKTNIHIREVGMAPFIELEPTDHPLALEQRNGITLERVKEIQKIIQRHN; encoded by the coding sequence ATGAAAAGAAGAAGAAAATCCGGAGGGAAAATACAAATGAATCGTTTTACACTTCCTTTATGTTACGGAAGTGAAGCACCATATTATTATTATGAAGTAGCGCCTCATGAAAGAGAGGAACGCTTCCATTTAACATCAGATCTTTGCATAATGGACGATGAACATTACTTTATTAGAGGGTGTTTAGAGCTTCCTATAATTGATTACCATGAAAGTTTTATCTGGACTGTGTGGGTATCACTTAGTAAAGAAAGTTATGATAAAGTACTAGAAAAGTGGGATAAAAGAGGACGAGAAAATAGTGATCCTTATTTTGGCTGGTTATCTGTAGAAATACCAGTTTATTCAGAAACACTAAATTTAAAGACAAATATACATATAAGAGAAGTTGGAATGGCTCCGTTCATCGAATTAGAACCGACTGATCATCCTCTTGCGCTGGAACAAAGAAATGGAATTACTTTAGAGAGAGTTAAAGAAATACAAAAAATTATACAACGACATAATTAG
- a CDS encoding DUF4262 domain-containing protein codes for MEKYIKEQMSICDKYRAEYVESPNDLKLGIAQNVKSGIVPINGLRMPVENGTTGWYIWDGEEMGTEEDFFLPLHVQHIDEWVPEIKKYLGLPPGWRFLIARDYEDVWYDPNLLNEDLEEGSDAWEENMLQEYGWHMHIVLAEDIDGIHANYHTHGLRENFSHQDLQITLNMDPEVAHGVFCSIIEEIKSGKKFEQGIEYTNIIEGYPVSMKSFIELDREVLRVLLPDGRGILPTALECDEYYKAQLDDIED; via the coding sequence ATGGAAAAATACATAAAAGAGCAAATGAGTATATGCGACAAATATAGAGCAGAGTATGTAGAATCCCCGAATGACTTGAAATTAGGAATAGCGCAAAATGTGAAAAGTGGTATCGTTCCGATTAATGGGTTACGAATGCCTGTAGAAAACGGAACGACAGGTTGGTACATTTGGGATGGTGAAGAAATGGGGACAGAAGAAGATTTCTTTCTTCCTTTACACGTTCAACATATTGATGAATGGGTACCTGAAATAAAGAAGTATTTAGGATTACCACCTGGTTGGAGATTTTTAATTGCTAGAGATTACGAGGATGTGTGGTATGATCCGAATTTACTTAATGAAGATTTAGAAGAGGGTTCAGATGCATGGGAAGAAAACATGCTACAAGAGTATGGGTGGCACATGCATATCGTGTTAGCAGAGGATATTGATGGTATTCATGCTAATTATCATACGCATGGTCTAAGAGAAAACTTTAGTCATCAAGATTTACAAATAACATTAAATATGGATCCTGAAGTAGCACATGGTGTTTTTTGTTCCATAATAGAAGAAATAAAGAGTGGAAAAAAGTTTGAACAAGGAATAGAGTACACAAATATTATTGAAGGCTATCCAGTTAGTATGAAGTCTTTCATAGAGCTAGATCGGGAGGTTTTAAGAGTTTTGTTACCTGATGGAAGAGGGATTCTTCCGACTGCATTAGAGTGTGATGAATATTATAAGGCTCAATTAGATGATATTGAAGATTAA
- a CDS encoding DUF4261 domain-containing protein, protein METQIVIGVPGLWKDRKELIQEVASKSDYMLAGNIMHHKEKEIVFEIDVYEQDTSLGEAFFYASGERFDEELLRELEKHTYTVYVIAKVDDTERLQEVIDVGMELLNAGGLALKVETAGVAYSKEEWKELVEDKEIFPMYSHLVTLVGDEEGGYYSCGMQAFNLPDVVLDGGIDPEVAVDLLNDFNLHNIFEKPNLKDGDTISFTEDSPMYRLAHYIDERYEQEDPFYNPCGVWKLESASAKKSIFQKFGSVLKGWKNT, encoded by the coding sequence ATGGAGACACAAATCGTTATTGGAGTACCTGGTTTATGGAAAGATAGAAAAGAATTAATACAAGAAGTTGCGAGTAAGAGTGACTATATGTTAGCAGGGAATATTATGCACCATAAGGAGAAGGAGATTGTTTTTGAAATTGATGTATATGAACAAGACACATCTTTAGGAGAAGCTTTTTTCTATGCAAGCGGTGAGCGTTTTGATGAAGAATTGCTTCGGGAATTGGAGAAGCATACTTATACAGTGTATGTTATTGCGAAAGTTGACGATACAGAGAGGTTACAAGAAGTAATTGATGTAGGAATGGAACTCTTAAATGCAGGTGGACTTGCTTTAAAAGTTGAAACAGCAGGTGTAGCTTATTCGAAAGAAGAATGGAAAGAGCTTGTAGAGGATAAGGAAATATTCCCTATGTACTCACACCTTGTAACTTTAGTAGGAGATGAAGAGGGCGGTTATTATTCGTGTGGAATGCAAGCATTTAATCTACCAGATGTTGTTTTAGACGGAGGAATAGATCCGGAAGTAGCTGTAGATTTATTAAATGATTTTAACCTACATAATATATTCGAAAAACCTAATTTGAAAGATGGAGATACAATTAGTTTCACAGAAGATTCCCCAATGTATCGTCTAGCTCATTATATAGATGAACGCTATGAACAAGAGGATCCATTTTATAATCCGTGCGGGGTATGGAAGTTAGAGAGTGCTTCGGCAAAGAAATCTATATTTCAGAAGTTTGGGAGTGTGCTAAAAGGATGGAAAAATACATAA
- a CDS encoding cold-inducible protein YdjO-related protein, whose product MYWRKNDKPVEEPEAIAVWECEADDCLGWMRKNFSLEDKPQCPLCKGDMKSSERLLQKL is encoded by the coding sequence ATGTATTGGAGAAAAAATGATAAACCTGTAGAAGAACCAGAAGCAATTGCTGTGTGGGAATGCGAAGCAGACGACTGCCTTGGATGGATGCGTAAAAACTTTTCTTTAGAAGATAAGCCGCAATGCCCGTTGTGTAAAGGCGACATGAAAAGCAGCGAACGATTACTACAGAAGTTATAA